The genomic segment GGCGCTCGTGGCGAAAGAAGGGGCCGAGGTACCAGAGCTTCACGGGCAGCGCCTGGCGCGACATCCCGTGCTCCACGAAGGCTCGGCAGATCGCCGCCGTGCCCTCCGGGCGCAGCGTCAGCTCGCGTCCGCCCTTGTCGGCGAACGAGTACATCTCCTTTCGAACGATGTCGGTCGAGCCGCCGACGCCGCGGGCGAAGACCTCGGTCTCCTCGAAGGCGGGCGTCTCGATGCGCCCGAAACCCGCGCGGTCGAAGAGATCGCGCGCCATGCGCTCGACCCGAGCCCTGCGGCGCGAGGAGTCGGGGAGGATGTCGAACGTCCCCCGCGGTGCTTTGAGCCGCTCGGCCACCGGCCGTCAGGGAGTCGCGAGCTCGGCCAGGAAGGGATTCGTCCGCCGCTCGGCGCCGAGCGTCGTCTGACCCATGTGGCCGGGATGCACGCTCGTCTCCTCCGGAAGCGACTCGACGAGTCCCTTGATGCTGGCGAACAGCGTCGGCCAGTCGCCGCCGGGGAGGTCGACGCGGCCGACCGACCCCTGGAACAGGACATCGCCGGAGAACAGCGCGCGCTCGTCGGGGATCGAGAACGAGACGTGGCCCGGGCTGTGGCCGGGCGTGAAGATGACGTCGATCTCCATGCCGCCGAGCTCGAGCCGCTCGCCGCCGTCGAGCGCGTGCTCGGCCTCGTAGCTCTCGAACGGGCCGAACCCGGGGTACGGCACGTAGGCGTTGATGTCGGCGAGTACGGGCAGCTCGATCCGCGGGCACCAGACCTCGGCGCCCGTCGCGCGCGCGATCGCGGCGACGGCTCCGACGTGGTCGAAGTGGGTGTGCGTGAGCAGGATCGCGTCGACCGTCATCCCCATCGACCCGATCTGCGCGAGCAGGCGATCGGCCTCCTCACCAGGGTCGATGACGACGCCGGACTCGGCCCCGTCGCGGCGCACGAGCCAGCAGTTCTCGGCGACCGGGCCGACGGTGATCCCGCGCGCCTCCACGGCCTAGCGCCGGCCTTTCGAGCTCGACCGCTCCTGCTTGGCGGCGAGCCGCTGGCGCTGGATCTGGGCCATCCGCCGCTTCCAGAAGAAGCGGTCGATGACGAGACCGAGAGGCACGTAGACGACGAACATGAACGCCGCGAGCGCGACCGACTGGCCGAGGGGATTGCGGAAGATCAACAGCATCAACACGAAGAAGACGAGCGCGCCGACGCCACCGCGTACGGCCGCGCTTCCCCACGTGGGCTCTCGCAGGCGCCGGTCCTCGGCGTTCTGGCGCGCCTGCGCGCGGGCCTGTTCACGACTGCGCGGGCGACCGCCGGTGCCGCGAGCGACCGATCCACCCTGGGTTCCCCTGTGCTTGCGCTTGCGCTTCTTCTTCGTCTGGGCCATCGAGATGCTCAGGCTATCGCCCCGAAAGACCTCGGTAGGTGGCCCGAAAAGTCCTCGGTTGACCGTCGGCGATTCCGCTCTTTACTGCACGCCGTGACCGCCTGGCTTCGCCTGTCCGCGATCCTCGTCGCCGCCGCCCTCCTGGGCCTCGTGTTCGCCTGGGCGGTGGCCGGGGCGGGCTAGGACCGCCCGGGCCCCAGCGAGGTCAGCCGGCGCTCGATCACGCGCGTGGCCGGATCGAACCCGGGCAGCGGCAGGCGCTCGTCGAATCCGGCGAGCGCGGACTCGGGGAGCATTCCGACGACCTCGCCCGACACCGGCGCGACCCCGAGCTGGTCCGCGAGCTCGGCGATCCGGTCGACCACCGCCGCGATCGGTACCGCGACCGGGTCGGCGACGTTCGTCGAGACCTGCGCACGGCCGGCGAGATCGATGCCGATCGCGCGAACCCCACTCAGCCCTCCCCCGCTCTCGCGCAGCTTCGCCGCCACCTGACGAGCGATCTCGACGTCGCGGGTGCCGAGCAGGACGTTGAAGGCCGCGAGCGGGGCCCGGGCGGTGACGAGCACGGCCCCCGCCTGCGGGTGCGGCCACTGTGGGCCGAGGTCGGCGATCAGCTCGCGGCGGCGCATCCGGCGCGTCAGCTCCGCAGGCCCCCCGCGCCGGAAGAACGCGCGCTCGCGGCGCTCCTCGGTCGAGGCGAGCTCGCCGTAGAGGAAGACCGGGATGTCGAGGCCGGCGATCTTCGACGCGAGCTCGCGCGCGGCGTCACGGGCCGCGTCGCGCTCGTCGTCGGAGAGGTAGATCAGCGGAGCGACGTCGAGAGCGCCGATCATCGGGTGGGCGCCGCGGCGCTCGTTGACGTCGATCAGGCGCGCGCAGGTCGCGGCACCGCTCGCCAGCGAGTCGACGAGCTCATCGGGGTTGCCGTGGAGGGTCAGGACGGTGCGGTCGTGGACGGCGTCGGAGTGCCGGTCGAGGATCAGCGTGCCCGGCGGTGCCGGCTCACCGGGTTCGCTCGGGCGGCCGAAGGCGGCGGCGACCCGCTCGATCAGGCGCTCGTCGGTTCCCTCGGAGAAGTTCGGGACGGCAAGCATGCTGGGCGACGCTCAGACGAGCAGTCGGCCGTCGCGGAGGATCTCGCGGCCGTCGACGGACACGACGGGTCGCATGACGACGACGTCCTCGTGGATCGGAACCTGAACCGTGCCGCCGATCGCGGCCGAGGCGCCGAAGGCGACGTGACAGGTGCCGAGGATCTTCTCGTCCTCGAGCAGGTTGCCGCTGACCTCGGCGCGCTCGTTCGTGCCGATCCCCAGCTCGGCGACGTTGGTACCTCCCTCACCCGCCCCACGGAGCATCTCGAGCAGCCGCTCGCCCTCGGGCCCCGTAGCTCCGACGACGCTCCCGGCCTCGATCTCGAAGACGGCGGGCTCGCTCGGCCAGCCGAGGCTGCCGATCGTGCCGTCGGCGACGAGACGGCCCGAGGCGGTTCCCTCGAGCGGCGCGATGAACCCCTCGCCGCACGGCAGGTTCCCGAACGCGCCCGGCGCCGTGAGGCCGCCCGCGTCGGGGATTCCGCTTCTGCCCTCGAGCCCGAGCGTCAGATCGGTGCCGTTGTCGGCGGTGATCCGGGCCTCTGATCCGGCGCTCAGGATCTCGGCGATCGCGCCGCCGTTCCGGCGCAGCCCCTCCATGTCGGCGCTCATCAGGCGAGCGAGCATCGGCTCGGTGACGTGCGGGAGCGTCGCGATACGAGCGCCGCGCTCGGTCGCCTCGCGTCGCGCCGCCGTGTGGGAGAGCGACTGGACGGTCGGCGCCAGGACGACGTCGGCGCTCGCCATCGCGGCGGCGACGGTCGGCGGCGGCTCGGCGCCGTGCGACGGGCGCTCTCGCATCAGCGCGAGAACCGCGTCGGCGCCCGCCTGACCGGCGCTCAGGCGCATGCGCTCGCCGAGCCCGATCGTCGGCTGGTTGGCGACGACGAGGACGTTCTCGCCCTCGCGCACGCCGAGGCACTCGCGGATCACCGCATCGACGGCTCGCTGGAGGTCATCGCCGGACATGCCGGCGACGCTAGCGCCGGGCGGAGCTGTCGGCGGCTTCGAGCGCCTCGAGGCCACCGCGCAGGAAGTCGAGCGCCGTCGTGATCAGCTCGGTCGCCTCGGCCGCCGGATCGTCCGAGTCCAGCCCGGCGTGGAAGGCGTCGTCGACGAGGCTGATCGCGGTCAGCGTGGTGGCGCCCACGAGTCGCGGGCGGACGTCGTCCGGGGACTCGCCGAACTGATCGGCGACGCCTTCGGCGATCACGGCGGCGAAGCCGGAGCGGACGTGGTCGGCGTGCGCCTGTAGCGACGGGGTCGCCGCCACGAGGTTCTTCCGCTCGCGCTCGGCGGCGTGCTCGGCCTCGTCCATCCCGCTCAGCATCGCCATCGCGCCGTCACGGATCGCGTCGATGACGTTTGCCCCTGCGGGCCTGTCGCGCAGCCAGCCGCGGACGATCTCGAGCTTCTCGTCCGCGTCGCAGAAGACGAGGCTCTCCTTGCTCGGGAAGTAGGCGAAAAACGTCCTCGGCGAGATGTCGGCCGCCGCCGCGATGTCCGCGACCGTCGTCCCGTCGAAGCCGCGTTCGGCGAAGAGCTCCATGCCGACGTGGACGATCCGCTCGCGGGTCGCCTGCTTCTTTCGCTCTCTCAGCCCCTCGGCACCCGTCATCGGGACAGGAACTCTACGCTCTCCACTTCACCGTGCGCAACTTTGCCCTGAGTGCAATTTTGCATCCAGTGCGCTATAGATGGGTGACCTGCTCGGACGAGCAGCCGACCGACCAAGCGACCTCTCCCGGAGACCTTCACCTTGACCTCCCTCCTCGACCGGATCGCGCGCGCCGCGGCGGGCCGCTGGAAGCGCTCGCTCGCGATCGTCGCCGTGATCGTCGTCGCGCTCGGCACGCTCGCGGGCACCGTCGGCGGCGAGTTCGCCGACGAGTTCTCGGTCCCTGACACGGACTCCCAGGCCGCCCTCGACCTGCTTCAGGACCGCTTCCCGGAGGCGGCGAACGAGGGCGCGACGATCGTCTTCTCGACCGAGCAGGGCGGGCTCGAGGACCCGGCGATCGAGGAGCGGATCCAGGCGAGCCTCGCCGAGGTGGCCGCCGACCCGGACGTCGCGGCTGTCACCGGGCCCTACGGACCGGTGCTGTCGCCTGAACAGGCCGAGGAGGCCGAGGCACAGGCCGCCGAAGCACCGGCGGCCGGCGGCCGGTCCGGGTCGGGCGCCGGCGGCGGCGGCGGGCAGGCCGAGTCGGCCTCGCAGATATCCCCCGACGGCGCGATCGGGTTCGCCGCGATCCAGACGACCGGCGAGGCGTTCGAGCTCGACCTCGACCGCGCCGAGGCGATCCTGGCGCAGGCGGAGTCGGCCGAGGGCGAGGGCCTCGAGGTCTCCGCGCGCGGCCCGCTCGTAGATCTGACCCAGCAGCAGACCGCGCCCGTCGGCGAGCTGATCGGGATCGCCGTCGCGGTGATCGTCCTGACGCTCGTCTTCCGCTCGGTCGCGGCGATGGTCCTGACGCTCGTCAGCGCGATCATCGCGCTGGCCGTCGGGATGATCCTGCTGACGATCGGCGCGTCGCTCACGACCGTTCCCTCGATCGCGCCGACCCTCGCGACGATGCTCGGCCTCGGTGCCGGGATCGACTACGCGTTGCTGATCGTCGGGCGCTACCGCGAGCACCTGGCGGCCGGTGAGCCCGTGGCGGACTCGGCGGCAGCCGCGAACCGCACGGCGGGGACGTCGGTCGTCGCCGCCGGCGCGATCGTCGCGGTCGCGATCGCGGGACTGCTCGCCACGGGCATCCCGTTCGTCGGGCGGATGGGGCTGGCGAGCGCCGTGGTGGTCGCGTGCGTGGCCGTCGGCGCGATCACCCTGCTCCCCGTCCTGATGGGCGCGTTCGCCAAACGACTGCGCCCGAAGGACCCGAGCAGCCTGCGGCCGTCAGCCCGGTTCGCCCGCTGGGGCGAGCGGCTGACCGGCCACCCGTGGATCGCGACCCTCGCCGGCACCACGGTCCTGGTCGTGCTCGCGCTGCCGTTCACCGACCTGCGCCTCGGCCAGCCCGACGACGGCAACGACCCGGCGGGCAGCGAATCGCGCGTGGCCTACGACCAGCTCGCGGCGGGCTTCGGACCGGGCACGAACGGTCCCCTCGTCGTCGCCGTCTCGCTGAGCGGCGACCCTGCCGCCGACGAGCAGGCGCTCGGCGCCCTCGGCGCGGGCATCGAGCAGCTCGACACGGTCGCCGCGGCCTCACCGCCCACCCCGAACCCCGACGGCGACGCAGCGGTGATCTCCGTCACCCCGACAACCTCACCGCAATCGGCCGGGACCTCCGACCTGGTCTCGCAGCTGCGAGACGACGTCATCCCGCCGGCCACCGAGGGCACCGGCGTCGAGGCCTACGTCGGCGGCCAGACAGCGACGTTCGAGGACCTCTCCTCGAAGATCTCCGACCGCCTGCCGGTGTTCGTGGCGATCGTGGTCGGGCTCTCGATCCTCTTGCTGATGGCGGTCTTCCGCTCGCTCTGGGTCCCGCTCGTCTCCGCCGTCTTCAACCTGCTCTCGATCGGCGCCGCCTACGGCATCGTCGTCGCGGTCTTCCAGTGGGGCTGGGGGCTCTCGCTGTTCGGAGCCGACGAGTCGGTACCGATCGTCTCGTTCATCCCGCTGTTCATGTTCGCCGTGCTCTTCGGACTGTCGATGGACTACAACGTCTTCCTGCAGTCGCGGATCCGTGAGGAGTACCTCCACGGCAACGGCGCCCGGGAGAGCATCGTCCGCGGCCTCGCGCGGGTCGCCAGGATCATCCTCGCCGCGGGCGCGATCATGACCGCCGTCTTCCTCGGCTTCGTCACCGACGACGACATCATCGTGAAGATGATCGGGTTCGGGCTCGCCGTCGCGATCCTGATCGACGTCCTGATCGTACGGATGGTCGTCGCGCCGGCGGTGATGGCACTGCTCGGCGACCGCGCATGGGGGCTCCCCCGCTGGCTCGACCGGCTGCTGCCGAACATCGCGCTCGAGGTCGACGAGGAGCTGCCGGCCACCGCACCCCAGCCCGCCGCATCCGACCGCGACCGGCACGAGAACGGCTCGGACCGGGACGCCGACCCGGCGCGGCGCCGGGTCGGCGCCTAAACTGCACGCGGAGGGTAGATAAACCCTTCGGGGGCATATTCGGAGGGAGCCGAACGAGCCTTGACCACACGCCACGCACCGCTCAACGCCCGAAGCCGCCGGACGCGAGGCGCGATCCTCGCGGCCGTGAGACAGATCCTCGACGAGGACGGGTTCGAGTCGCTGACGATGGCGGAGGTCGCCGCTCGCAGCGGGATCTCACGTCGCGCCCTCTACCTCCACTTCGCCTCGCGAGCCGACCTCGTCGCGGCTCTCGCCGGGGAGATGCGGGCGGACAGGTCGATCGACGAGTCCCTCGAAGCAGCCTTCGCGGCACCGACCGCCGATGCCGCGGTCGACGCGTGGGCCAATCACGTCGCGATACACGGGCGCCGGATGCTGCCGGTCGACCGCGCGATCGCGTTCGTCTCGGTCGGCGATCCGGTCGCGCAGGACCGCCTCGAGGCCGAGCAGGCACGGCGCCTCGAGTCCTGCCGGCGCCTGGCAGCTCGCCTGGCCGACCTCGGCGCCCTGAGCCCCGAATGGACCGAGGCGTCAGCCGCCGACCTCATCTATGCGCTGTCTGGACCGGAGGCGGTCGAGCGCCTGATGGTCGAGCGCGGCTGGTCGGAGGACGCGTTCGCCGAGCGCCACGCGCGCACGCTTCGTGGCGCACTGCTCGCCGGCGCCGCGGACCGGGCGACGCCGGTCACCAGCTAGGCGGCCCGGCGCGCGACGTCAGCCGTCGGCGTCGCGCCCTGCCGCGTCGATCCGCTCGAACTCCTCGTCCGTCAGCTCGATCGTCGCCGCCCCGACGTTGTCGGTGAGGTGCTCGACCGAGGAGGTGCCGGGGATCGGCAGCATCACCGGCGAGCGCCGCAGCAGCCAGGCGAGCGCGAGCTGCGAGGGCGAGGCGCCGTGGTCCTTCGAGATCTCGTCCAGCGGCCCGCCGTCGCCGGCCAGCTCGCCGGTGGCGATCGGGAACCACGGGATGAAGCCGATGCCCTCGCCCTCGCAATGCTCGAGGACGTCCTCGGAGGCACGGTCGATCAGGTTGAAGCGGTTCTGGACCGTGTCGACCGTGATCATCTCCCCCGCCTCTCGGATCTGCTCGACGGAGACCTCGGAGAGGCCGATGCGCTCGATCTTGCCGGCATCCTGGGCGTCCTTGAGGACGCCGAACTGCTCCTCGGCCGGCACGTTCGTGTCGATGCGGTGGAGCTGGTAGAGCGGGATCGCGTCGAGGCCGAGGCGGCGCAGGCTCATCTCGATGCACTGGCGCAGGTACTCGGGGCGCCCGACCGGATGCCATTCGCCGGGCCCGGTCCGGGTGAGACCACCCTTCGTCGCGATCGTGACGCCGTCGTAGGGATGCAGCGCCTCGCGGATCAGATCCTCGGAGACGAACGGGCCGTAGGAGTCCGCTGTGTCGATGAAGTCGACCCCGAGCTCGACCGCTCGCCGGAGCACGCGAATCGCCTCGTCGCGGTCGGCCGGCTCGCCCCAGATCCCGTCGCCCGTTATCTGCATCGCGCCGTAGCCGAGGCGATGGACCTCGAGCTCGCCGCCGATCGAGAAGGTTCCGCTCGCGAGAGCCGGCCGGTCCTGGGTGCCCTGATCTGTCATGGGTCCCACGTGCCCGGAGCCGGGGACGGGGAACCGCCACCGGCCGCCCGGCGTGGAAGGATCGGCCGATGAGCAGCGACGCGCAGCGCTCCCGGTTCGGCCCCGTGATGCGCTCCGACGGCAACGTCAGCCCGCTCGAGCTCTTCTTCGACCTCGTCTTCGTCCTCGCGCTCACGCAGTGCACGGCGCTGATGGCCGACGACCCCACCTGGCACGGACTCGCCCAGGGCATGCTCGTGCTCGGCGTCATGTGGTGGGCCTGGGTCGGCTACTCGTGGCTGACGAGTGTCGTCGACCCCGAGGAGGGCGCGGTACGGGTCGCGCTGCTCGCCGCGATGGCGGGGCTGCTGATCGTCTCGCTCTGTATCCCGCGGGCGTTCGACGAGCTCGGGCTCCTCTTCGCCGGCGCCTATTTCGTCGTCCGCGCGGCGCAGGTCGTGCTGCTCTACATCGCCGGTCGCGAACACGACGACATGCGCCGCTCGGTCATCTACGGCATCGGGATCTCGACGCTCATCGGGACGGGTCTCCTCGTCGGCGCCGCGTTCACCGACGGAGTGCTGCAGGGCGCGCTCTGGGCGCTGGCCCTGACGCTCGACATGGCCGGCCCGGCGCTATCGGGGGTCGAGGGCTGGCGACTCGTTCCCGGCCACTTCGCCGAGCGCCACGGCCTGATCGTGATCATCGCCCTCGGCGAGTCGATCGTGGCGATCGGCGTCGGTGCGTCCTACGGCGTCGACGCCGGGGTGGTCGCGGCCGGCGTGCTCGGCGTCGCGGTCGCCGGAGCCCTGTGGTGGCTCTACTTCGACGTCGTCGCTCTCGTCGCCGAGCGCCGCCTGGCGAGCGCCAAGCCGGGGCGTGAGCAGAACTCGATCGCCCGCGACTCGTTCTCCTTCCTCCATCTCCCGATGATCGCCGGGATCATCCTGATGGCACTCGGCTTCAAGAAGTCGCTCGAGCACACCGACGACCCGCTCAAGCTGATCCCCGCCGTGGCGCTCTGCGGCGGCATCGCGATCTACCTGCTGGCCCACGTCGCCTTCCGGTGGCGGAACGTCCACCGCCTCAGCGCCCAGCGGGTGATCGCCGCCGTCGCCTTCCTCGCGCTGATCCCCGTCGTCCACGCGATCCCCGCTCTGGTGAGCCTCGCGATCACAGCCGCGCTGCTCGCGGCGCTGATCGTCTACGAGACGCTGCGCTTCGCCGAGCTGCGAGACCGGTTGCGCCATGGTTCGCCGCACCACGCCGGCTGATCCCGCGGTCGCAGACGGGGAGGATCAGGTAATCGCTTGACCGCTGAGCGGCCACGGCTACCTTGCGACCGATGACGCTACGCGGCGCCCTCGCCGGCCTGTGCGCCTTGCTCGCGATCGGGGCGACCACGGGGCCGGCCGCCGCCGCGCAGCTCGACGCCGTCGATGTCGCCTCCGGCGCGCAGACGGGCGGACAGTACTTCCTCGGTGGCGCCGTCACGACCGGCGGTGGCTACTCCTCCTGCCCCTCGGGAACGCGCGTCGTCACGGGGGGTGCATATCCCGTCAATCAGGACGACGTCGACCAGTACGCGGTGACCAGCTCGTCGCCGACCCTCGACGGCAAGGGGTGGTACTCACACGCGTTCGAAGAGGGCGGCACCGGCTCCTCCGTCCAGGTCGATGTCGATCTGACCTGCGTCCCCGCCGCCAAGGTCAGGGGCACGGCGGTCCGGGTCAGGACGACGCGCTTTCTCGAGACTCGATCCGTCACGGTGAGGTGCCCGCGGAACGCGAGCGTCTACACGGGCGGGGCATTCGTCAGCCCCGCCGGTCCTGACTCTGGACCGATCCCGGAGCTCGCTGACGATGCCCTGCTTTCGGCCTCGGCTCCGCTCAAGAACGGGCGGGGATGGTCGGCGAGTGTCCGCAATCAGGGCGCCTCACCGCTCGACCTGTCGGTGACCGCGCGCTGCCTTCCGGACAAGCGGCTCGCCAGGATGAAGGTCGTGGCCGAAACGATGCCCCCGAGCGAGTTCGGTGCCGTACGCGATCGGCTCACCTGTCCGAGCAACACGCGACTGACCGCCGCCGGGGCGGCGTGGCACAAACCGAACAGGCCCCCGGACGCGGGCTCGATCGCGAATTCGCTCCTCGAGGGCGTGGCGTCGATCGGACGTCAGCTCGAGTACCGCGGCGAGGCGGCCGCGAGCCCGGCTCTCGTGCTCACCGCCCGCGGGTTCTGCCTGCGCTGATCGAAAGCGCCCGGCCGAGGTGGCTCAGGCGCGCGTCGCGCGAACGAACATCTCGACCAGCTCCTCGGCGTAGGCCTCCGTGTCGAGCTCCGGCTCCGCGGCGGCCAGAAAGGGCAGCCCGTCGAGCGAGCGCTGGATGGCGGTCGCCATGACGCGCGCGTCGAACTGTCGGAACTCGCCCGCTCGCTGACCGGCGCGAAGCATGTGCTCGAGCGGGCCCGCCGGTGCCCCCGACGCGTTGTCGCGGTCGAGAGCGCCGCCGAGGTAGACCGCCAACAGCGCCCGCGTCGCGACCGGGCGTTCGCGCATGAAGCCGGCGATGCCGCGGATGTAGGCCTCGAGCGCGCCTGTCGCCGTCGCCTGACCGGTCACCCGGTCGGACATGTATTCGGCCATCTCGTCGTAGACGGCGCCGACGACGTGGTCGATCAGGTCCTCGCGCGAGTCGAAGTGGTAGGTGATCAGGCCGGTGCTCGGGATCCCGGCACGCTCGGCGATCCGCTTGTAGGAGGCCCGGCCGAGAC from the Thermoleophilia bacterium SCSIO 60948 genome contains:
- a CDS encoding aminopeptidase: MSGDDLQRAVDAVIRECLGVREGENVLVVANQPTIGLGERMRLSAGQAGADAVLALMRERPSHGAEPPPTVAAAMASADVVLAPTVQSLSHTAARREATERGARIATLPHVTEPMLARLMSADMEGLRRNGGAIAEILSAGSEARITADNGTDLTLGLEGRSGIPDAGGLTAPGAFGNLPCGEGFIAPLEGTASGRLVADGTIGSLGWPSEPAVFEIEAGSVVGATGPEGERLLEMLRGAGEGGTNVAELGIGTNERAEVSGNLLEDEKILGTCHVAFGASAAIGGTVQVPIHEDVVVMRPVVSVDGREILRDGRLLV
- a CDS encoding helix-turn-helix transcriptional regulator, translating into MRQILDEDGFESLTMAEVAARSGISRRALYLHFASRADLVAALAGEMRADRSIDESLEAAFAAPTADAAVDAWANHVAIHGRRMLPVDRAIAFVSVGDPVAQDRLEAEQARRLESCRRLAARLADLGALSPEWTEASAADLIYALSGPEAVERLMVERGWSEDAFAERHARTLRGALLAGAADRATPVTS
- a CDS encoding MMPL family transporter, which translates into the protein MTSLLDRIARAAAGRWKRSLAIVAVIVVALGTLAGTVGGEFADEFSVPDTDSQAALDLLQDRFPEAANEGATIVFSTEQGGLEDPAIEERIQASLAEVAADPDVAAVTGPYGPVLSPEQAEEAEAQAAEAPAAGGRSGSGAGGGGGQAESASQISPDGAIGFAAIQTTGEAFELDLDRAEAILAQAESAEGEGLEVSARGPLVDLTQQQTAPVGELIGIAVAVIVLTLVFRSVAAMVLTLVSAIIALAVGMILLTIGASLTTVPSIAPTLATMLGLGAGIDYALLIVGRYREHLAAGEPVADSAAAANRTAGTSVVAAGAIVAVAIAGLLATGIPFVGRMGLASAVVVACVAVGAITLLPVLMGAFAKRLRPKDPSSLRPSARFARWGERLTGHPWIATLAGTTVLVVLALPFTDLRLGQPDDGNDPAGSESRVAYDQLAAGFGPGTNGPLVVAVSLSGDPAADEQALGALGAGIEQLDTVAAASPPTPNPDGDAAVISVTPTTSPQSAGTSDLVSQLRDDVIPPATEGTGVEAYVGGQTATFEDLSSKISDRLPVFVAIVVGLSILLLMAVFRSLWVPLVSAVFNLLSIGAAYGIVVAVFQWGWGLSLFGADESVPIVSFIPLFMFAVLFGLSMDYNVFLQSRIREEYLHGNGARESIVRGLARVARIILAAGAIMTAVFLGFVTDDDIIVKMIGFGLAVAILIDVLIVRMVVAPAVMALLGDRAWGLPRWLDRLLPNIALEVDEELPATAPQPAASDRDRHENGSDRDADPARRRVGA
- a CDS encoding MBL fold metallo-hydrolase — its product is MEARGITVGPVAENCWLVRRDGAESGVVIDPGEEADRLLAQIGSMGMTVDAILLTHTHFDHVGAVAAIARATGAEVWCPRIELPVLADINAYVPYPGFGPFESYEAEHALDGGERLELGGMEIDVIFTPGHSPGHVSFSIPDERALFSGDVLFQGSVGRVDLPGGDWPTLFASIKGLVESLPEETSVHPGHMGQTTLGAERRTNPFLAELATP
- a CDS encoding TetR/AcrR family transcriptional regulator: MNPPTIVAEPPVSSIGVRDPDRVADHLESWSAAPKPPSDAAVARKAQIVRAAIETISQLGLGRASYKRIAERAGIPSTGLITYHFDSREDLIDHVVGAVYDEMAEYMSDRVTGQATATGALEAYIRGIAGFMRERPVATRALLAVYLGGALDRDNASGAPAGPLEHMLRAGQRAGEFRQFDARVMATAIQRSLDGLPFLAAAEPELDTEAYAEELVEMFVRATRA
- a CDS encoding TetR family transcriptional regulator, which codes for MTGAEGLRERKKQATRERIVHVGMELFAERGFDGTTVADIAAAADISPRTFFAYFPSKESLVFCDADEKLEIVRGWLRDRPAGANVIDAIRDGAMAMLSGMDEAEHAAERERKNLVAATPSLQAHADHVRSGFAAVIAEGVADQFGESPDDVRPRLVGATTLTAISLVDDAFHAGLDSDDPAAEATELITTALDFLRGGLEALEAADSSARR
- a CDS encoding aldo/keto reductase translates to MTDQGTQDRPALASGTFSIGGELEVHRLGYGAMQITGDGIWGEPADRDEAIRVLRRAVELGVDFIDTADSYGPFVSEDLIREALHPYDGVTIATKGGLTRTGPGEWHPVGRPEYLRQCIEMSLRRLGLDAIPLYQLHRIDTNVPAEEQFGVLKDAQDAGKIERIGLSEVSVEQIREAGEMITVDTVQNRFNLIDRASEDVLEHCEGEGIGFIPWFPIATGELAGDGGPLDEISKDHGASPSQLALAWLLRRSPVMLPIPGTSSVEHLTDNVGAATIELTDEEFERIDAAGRDADG
- a CDS encoding low temperature requirement protein A, which produces MSSDAQRSRFGPVMRSDGNVSPLELFFDLVFVLALTQCTALMADDPTWHGLAQGMLVLGVMWWAWVGYSWLTSVVDPEEGAVRVALLAAMAGLLIVSLCIPRAFDELGLLFAGAYFVVRAAQVVLLYIAGREHDDMRRSVIYGIGISTLIGTGLLVGAAFTDGVLQGALWALALTLDMAGPALSGVEGWRLVPGHFAERHGLIVIIALGESIVAIGVGASYGVDAGVVAAGVLGVAVAGALWWLYFDVVALVAERRLASAKPGREQNSIARDSFSFLHLPMIAGIILMALGFKKSLEHTDDPLKLIPAVALCGGIAIYLLAHVAFRWRNVHRLSAQRVIAAVAFLALIPVVHAIPALVSLAITAALLAALIVYETLRFAELRDRLRHGSPHHAG